Proteins from a genomic interval of Actinoalloteichus hymeniacidonis:
- a CDS encoding helix-turn-helix domain-containing protein — protein MQHQTTTSLFALALRRTRESAGASLSALARKAGYHPSTLSKIENGQRDASRDLAEDLDTALKAQGALLKVWHAARSTTDTDVSLIWVLIPTSEGVSPMALSRRDLVAAILAAAGGAAMAAPPSALATTTNPSPETILGMRRLLEEFWRLGRITDPATLIPSLTGQISTIGTFAPNATGSVRTDLFGLGARFAEYLAYMFEEIDDRSAARYWIDRGEQMARAAADVEMAAYMWVRRSRVLASDRSTAEAIAAAQRARSASVGPSLRTVSLLREAEGLAQRGEDTRAHRALDAAAEFHIVADPAEGTWCSRTVPGVVEVVRARVLVDLGRPGDAAEVLDGQLPMIPATSRRQRMRYGLLLALARSREGEHEEAIRLTRVALDEGMGVRSAEARALAVELRESLAWSDASGARALRRDLAALPG, from the coding sequence GTGCAGCACCAGACCACAACCAGTCTGTTTGCACTGGCACTGCGGCGAACAAGGGAGTCCGCTGGTGCCTCGCTCAGCGCGTTGGCACGAAAAGCTGGGTATCACCCGTCAACGTTGTCCAAGATCGAGAACGGGCAACGAGACGCCAGCCGGGACCTGGCCGAGGACCTGGATACCGCGCTGAAGGCTCAAGGCGCTTTGCTCAAGGTCTGGCATGCGGCACGGTCGACGACCGATACTGACGTCAGCCTGATTTGGGTTCTGATCCCAACCAGCGAGGGAGTAAGCCCGATGGCCCTGTCTCGTCGTGATCTCGTTGCCGCAATTCTTGCGGCCGCGGGCGGGGCGGCGATGGCCGCGCCACCATCGGCACTGGCCACGACGACGAATCCCTCGCCGGAGACGATCCTGGGGATGCGGAGACTGTTGGAGGAATTCTGGCGGCTCGGCAGGATCACCGACCCAGCCACCTTGATCCCGAGCCTGACCGGGCAGATTTCGACCATCGGCACGTTTGCTCCGAACGCGACCGGTTCGGTTCGTACGGATCTCTTCGGTCTCGGCGCACGCTTTGCCGAATATCTGGCGTACATGTTCGAGGAAATCGACGATCGCTCGGCGGCTCGGTACTGGATTGACCGTGGTGAGCAGATGGCTCGAGCGGCTGCTGACGTCGAGATGGCTGCGTACATGTGGGTTCGGCGATCCCGAGTGCTCGCCTCGGATCGCAGCACAGCGGAAGCGATCGCTGCTGCGCAACGAGCACGCAGTGCAAGCGTCGGACCGTCGTTGCGGACTGTTTCGCTCCTGCGAGAAGCGGAAGGGTTGGCTCAACGTGGCGAGGACACTCGGGCACATCGAGCCTTGGACGCCGCAGCGGAATTCCACATCGTGGCTGACCCGGCCGAAGGCACTTGGTGCAGCCGGACGGTGCCAGGCGTCGTCGAAGTGGTGCGTGCGCGCGTGCTCGTCGATCTCGGCAGGCCCGGTGACGCCGCAGAGGTCCTCGATGGACAGTTGCCGATGATTCCCGCGACGTCGAGGCGCCAGCGGATGCGCTACGGGTTGTTGCTCGCTCTCGCTCGTTCGCGCGAGGGCGAGCACGAGGAAGCCATCAGGCTCACTCGGGTAGCACTGGACGAAGGTATGGGAGTCCGGTCGGCGGAGGCGCGTGCGCTGGCGGTCGAGTTGCGCGAATCGCTGGCTTGGTCGGACGCATCGGGCGCACGGGCCTTGCGTCGGGACTTGGCGGCGCTGCCCGGCTGA
- a CDS encoding SDR family oxidoreductase, whose amino-acid sequence MSRSVLVTGGNRGIGAAIATAFVEGGDKVAVTYRSGEPPEGVFGVRCDVTDTASVEAAVDEVRSQQGPVEVLVANAGIARDALFLGMAEQEFADVIDTNLMGSVRAVKAVVTDMVRARWGRIILVGSTTAFWGGAGVTNYASSKSALVGLARSLAWELGPRKITVNVVYPGLIETEMISSMSAKSREHVLANTPLKRVGTPQEVATAVRFLADDGAGYITGALVPVSGGNGMGH is encoded by the coding sequence GTGAGCCGTTCGGTACTGGTCACCGGAGGCAATCGAGGCATCGGCGCGGCGATCGCGACGGCCTTCGTCGAGGGCGGTGACAAGGTCGCGGTCACCTACCGCTCCGGGGAACCACCGGAGGGTGTGTTCGGTGTTCGCTGCGATGTCACCGACACGGCCTCCGTCGAGGCCGCGGTCGACGAGGTCCGCAGCCAGCAGGGCCCGGTCGAGGTGTTGGTGGCCAATGCGGGCATCGCCAGGGACGCCCTGTTCCTCGGAATGGCGGAACAGGAGTTCGCCGACGTCATCGACACCAACCTGATGGGTTCGGTGCGCGCGGTCAAGGCCGTCGTCACCGACATGGTCCGCGCCCGGTGGGGCCGGATCATCCTGGTCGGATCCACCACCGCGTTCTGGGGCGGCGCAGGCGTGACGAACTACGCCTCGTCGAAGTCCGCCCTGGTGGGACTGGCCCGCTCGCTGGCCTGGGAACTAGGTCCGCGCAAGATCACCGTGAACGTCGTCTACCCCGGACTCATCGAGACCGAGATGATCAGCTCGATGAGCGCCAAGAGCCGTGAGCACGTGCTGGCGAACACGCCGTTGAAACGTGTCGGCACCCCGCAGGAGGTGGCGACCGCAGTCCGATTCCTCGCCGATGACGGCGCCGGGTACATCACCGGCGCCCTCGTGCCGGTCAGCGGCGGGAATGGGATGGGGCACTGA
- a CDS encoding HAD family hydrolase → MTEPTRTVDAVWTDFGGVLTPPVSETMAAFCRKKNLDPAPLGRAIWKVTQSYGTTDIMEPLDTPLVSERDWLRQVTDAMFEDTGIRVEITSMGEDWFDGRAVNEPWLAALRKVRERGIFVGMLSNMPPAWDVHWRAMVPPEDLFDDVVLSFEAGLRKPVREIFDLATSTSGIEPERSVFIDDLAVNCAGAQDAGWHSIHFQDTDEAIRALEALTTAPVTTS, encoded by the coding sequence ATGACCGAGCCCACCCGTACCGTCGACGCAGTCTGGACCGATTTCGGCGGCGTGCTGACCCCGCCGGTATCCGAGACGATGGCTGCCTTCTGCCGCAAGAAGAATCTGGACCCCGCCCCGTTGGGTCGGGCCATCTGGAAGGTCACCCAGAGCTACGGCACCACCGACATCATGGAGCCGCTGGACACCCCGCTGGTCAGCGAACGGGACTGGCTCCGCCAGGTGACCGACGCGATGTTCGAGGACACGGGCATCCGCGTCGAGATCACCTCGATGGGCGAGGACTGGTTCGACGGCCGAGCCGTCAACGAGCCGTGGTTGGCAGCGCTGCGCAAGGTTCGGGAGCGCGGGATCTTCGTCGGGATGCTCTCCAACATGCCGCCCGCCTGGGATGTCCATTGGCGAGCGATGGTCCCGCCCGAGGACCTGTTCGACGATGTCGTGCTGTCCTTCGAGGCAGGGCTGCGCAAGCCGGTCCGGGAGATCTTCGATCTCGCCACCTCGACCTCCGGCATCGAACCCGAGCGCAGCGTCTTCATCGACGACCTGGCCGTGAACTGCGCGGGCGCGCAGGACGCGGGCTGGCATTCGATCCACTTCCAGGACACCGACGAGGCCATCCGTGCACTGGAGGCGCTGACGACGGCGCCGGTCACCACGTCGTGA
- a CDS encoding AfsA-related hotdog domain-containing protein yields MTTPVLSTSTAPPGLDAAELSFTKTIDRGLVHRSSVSEVFVTDLHQAGELAFAAAAQLPLTHSYYNDHVARPAMVDPLLIVECARQAGIYGAHLSGVPMRTAMLVNSFTLRLDDPTELIMSRRPVELRIDSVMAATRVRGGVLRQGHAEQRFTIGGRPVGSQVMEIQMLSHHEHDALRHLQRGNPAPSTADMTGGPYPNSVAPGLVGRVHPMNVVLADVRYGADEVRAVMAPWYENRALFDHDYDHLPAMTLTEGARQLALLSVRESGATEAAGFPPVVGIAATFHRFAELDAPVHATTATEPAAEAGALTRTVVFTQDGITIATISISLAMPASIGERR; encoded by the coding sequence ATGACGACGCCTGTCTTGTCCACCAGCACGGCGCCGCCCGGTCTCGATGCCGCCGAACTCAGCTTCACCAAGACCATCGATCGGGGTCTGGTGCACCGGAGTTCGGTGTCCGAGGTGTTCGTGACCGACCTACACCAGGCCGGTGAGTTGGCCTTCGCCGCCGCCGCGCAACTACCGTTGACGCACTCCTACTACAACGACCACGTCGCCCGGCCTGCGATGGTGGATCCGCTGCTCATCGTGGAGTGCGCGCGCCAAGCGGGGATCTACGGGGCGCATCTGTCCGGGGTGCCCATGCGGACCGCGATGTTGGTGAACAGCTTCACCCTGCGGCTGGACGATCCGACCGAGTTGATCATGTCCCGGCGGCCGGTCGAACTACGGATCGACAGTGTCATGGCCGCCACCCGGGTGCGCGGCGGCGTGCTGCGCCAGGGACACGCCGAGCAGCGGTTCACCATCGGCGGGCGCCCGGTCGGCAGCCAGGTGATGGAGATCCAGATGCTCTCCCACCACGAACACGACGCCCTGCGGCATCTGCAACGGGGCAATCCCGCGCCGAGCACGGCGGACATGACCGGCGGCCCCTATCCGAATTCGGTGGCGCCGGGTCTGGTCGGCCGGGTGCATCCGATGAACGTCGTGCTCGCCGACGTCCGATACGGCGCCGACGAGGTTCGGGCGGTGATGGCGCCCTGGTACGAGAACCGGGCGCTGTTCGACCACGACTACGACCACCTGCCCGCCATGACCCTCACCGAGGGCGCGCGCCAGCTGGCGCTGCTGTCGGTCCGCGAATCGGGAGCGACCGAGGCGGCCGGATTCCCGCCGGTGGTGGGGATCGCCGCGACGTTCCACCGATTCGCCGAACTCGACGCACCGGTCCACGCGACGACCGCCACCGAGCCCGCAGCCGAGGCAGGCGCGCTGACCAGGACGGTCGTCTTCACCCAGGACGGGATCACGATCGCCACGATCTCGATCTCGCTCGCCATGCCCGCGTCGATCGGAGAACGACGATGA
- a CDS encoding acyl carrier protein — MTQGIADGVRDKIREIIANELELDPSELTESGHLVDDFDADSLSLITVVARIEKELGVVIPRDELPNLSTLGLVFSAVDRYGIGQADNA, encoded by the coding sequence ATGACGCAGGGAATCGCTGACGGAGTACGCGACAAGATCCGCGAGATTATCGCCAACGAATTAGAGCTGGACCCGTCCGAGCTCACCGAGTCGGGGCATCTGGTGGACGACTTCGATGCCGACTCGCTGTCACTGATCACCGTGGTCGCCAGGATCGAGAAGGAACTCGGGGTGGTCATTCCCCGCGACGAGCTGCCGAATCTGAGCACCCTCGGCCTGGTCTTCTCGGCCGTCGACCGCTACGGGATCGGACAGGCCGACAATGCCTGA
- a CDS encoding beta-ketoacyl-[acyl-carrier-protein] synthase family protein produces the protein MPEPMPRRVVVTGLGAVSSIGTGADVFAAGIRAGRNGFRPINSFDSTGFPATIAAEVPDFDPTALIRNLDVEQWGRSSLLAAAAARQAVGDSGLDPDELAASAAGSIIGTTGGESVPIGQLVGQWVADGLKSIDGRIVPQALASQIANAVNSELGLTGDAVTLGTACSASNFAIGYAYDLVRTGEADFMIAGGADAVNRSTHAGFYRLGALSTDGVCRPFDVDRSGIITGEGGVALLLEPLEHAQARGARIYAEVLGYGMNCDARHMVNPDSERIAECIRLAHDSAGVTPEDIDYICAHGTGTATNDSTEVSAARKVFGETLPPISSIKSSIGHTMGAASGFGALICCLAVHEGFLPPTANLQRIDPALGRGIDPLPGVAREEPVRIAQNHGFAFGGNNAITIFGRL, from the coding sequence ATGCCTGAGCCGATGCCGCGTCGAGTCGTCGTCACCGGCCTCGGCGCCGTGAGCAGCATCGGGACCGGAGCCGATGTCTTCGCGGCGGGCATCCGCGCCGGGCGCAACGGCTTCAGACCGATCAATTCCTTCGACAGCACGGGATTCCCCGCCACGATCGCCGCCGAGGTGCCCGACTTCGATCCCACGGCGCTCATCCGCAATCTCGACGTCGAGCAATGGGGGCGGTCCAGCCTGTTGGCCGCGGCCGCCGCCCGCCAGGCCGTCGGCGACTCCGGCCTGGATCCCGACGAGCTGGCCGCCTCGGCCGCAGGCTCCATCATCGGCACCACCGGCGGCGAATCGGTGCCGATCGGGCAGTTGGTCGGCCAATGGGTGGCCGACGGGCTCAAGAGCATCGACGGCCGGATCGTTCCGCAGGCCTTGGCCAGCCAGATCGCCAATGCCGTCAACAGCGAGCTCGGACTCACCGGCGATGCGGTCACCCTCGGAACGGCGTGCTCGGCGAGCAACTTCGCCATCGGCTACGCCTACGACCTGGTGCGCACCGGCGAGGCCGACTTCATGATCGCGGGCGGCGCCGATGCGGTGAACCGGTCCACCCACGCCGGGTTCTATCGCCTCGGGGCGTTGAGCACCGACGGCGTGTGCAGGCCGTTCGACGTCGACCGCTCCGGGATCATCACCGGCGAGGGCGGCGTGGCCCTACTCTTGGAACCGTTGGAGCACGCCCAGGCCAGGGGTGCTCGCATCTACGCCGAGGTCCTCGGTTACGGGATGAACTGCGACGCCCGGCACATGGTGAACCCGGATTCGGAGCGGATCGCCGAGTGCATCCGGCTCGCCCACGACTCGGCCGGTGTCACGCCGGAGGACATCGACTACATCTGTGCGCACGGCACCGGAACGGCGACCAACGACAGCACCGAGGTCAGCGCCGCCCGCAAGGTGTTCGGCGAGACGCTGCCGCCGATCAGCTCGATCAAATCCAGCATCGGCCACACGATGGGAGCCGCCAGCGGCTTCGGCGCGCTGATCTGCTGCCTCGCCGTGCACGAGGGTTTCCTGCCGCCGACCGCGAACCTGCAGCGGATCGACCCGGCGCTGGGTAGGGGAATCGACCCGCTGCCCGGGGTGGCCAGGGAGGAACCGGTGCGCATCGCGCAGAACCACGGGTTCGCCTTCGGCGGCAACAACGCCATCACCATCTTCGGGAGGCTGTGA
- a CDS encoding beta-ketoacyl synthase N-terminal-like domain-containing protein — protein sequence MTAASTVEPLTITACSAVSAAGFGIEVLGDRLRTADRATASAVEGTSAERSTEEDFPPRPVRTIADLRVAEFLGRRGTRNLDRLTLLGLITAKQLLDETGPVAEDDQPDVGVAIGTAAGSLRTQAEIGRDTLIEEKPYLVNPSRFPNTVMNSCAGQIAIRNSLQGVNATLAAGQLSSLHALRYARVAIGRKRAGRLLVGGVEELSPQLAWGWHRTSVVPSDVPLGEGAALLMVSEVEQDRDSAIAQLLACEVGFAAPGSRTIPTRVLRTLLDRALTRSGLTPDEVDVVSLGAVGSPTLRRVEERAVTEVLGERAERIRVADVVGECFSASGALQVAALLALWRREPAERPRVGVVTSVGPDGNLGCAVIREAA from the coding sequence ATGACCGCCGCGAGCACGGTGGAACCGTTGACGATCACCGCCTGCTCGGCGGTCAGCGCCGCGGGATTCGGCATCGAGGTGCTCGGCGATCGACTGCGTACAGCGGATCGCGCCACCGCGTCCGCTGTGGAGGGCACCTCGGCGGAGCGGAGCACCGAGGAGGACTTCCCACCTCGGCCGGTGCGCACCATCGCCGACTTGCGGGTGGCCGAGTTCCTCGGCCGCCGGGGAACCCGGAACCTGGACCGGTTGACGCTGCTCGGGCTGATCACCGCCAAGCAGCTGCTCGACGAGACCGGCCCGGTGGCCGAGGACGACCAGCCCGACGTCGGCGTCGCCATCGGCACCGCGGCGGGCAGTCTCCGCACCCAGGCCGAGATCGGGCGCGACACCCTGATCGAGGAGAAGCCGTACCTGGTCAACCCCTCGCGGTTCCCGAACACGGTGATGAACAGCTGTGCGGGGCAGATCGCCATCCGCAACTCGCTGCAGGGGGTCAACGCCACGTTGGCCGCAGGCCAGCTGTCCAGCCTGCACGCCCTGCGGTACGCCAGGGTCGCCATCGGTAGGAAACGCGCCGGTCGGCTGCTCGTCGGTGGCGTGGAGGAACTCAGCCCGCAACTCGCCTGGGGCTGGCATCGGACCTCGGTGGTGCCCTCGGACGTGCCGTTGGGCGAGGGCGCTGCCCTGCTGATGGTGTCCGAGGTCGAACAGGACCGGGACTCCGCGATCGCCCAACTACTGGCCTGCGAGGTCGGTTTCGCGGCTCCGGGCAGCAGAACCATCCCCACCCGAGTGCTTCGCACGCTGCTCGACCGGGCCTTGACCCGCAGCGGCCTGACTCCCGACGAGGTGGACGTCGTGTCGTTGGGTGCGGTGGGCAGTCCCACGCTGCGGCGGGTGGAGGAACGGGCGGTCACCGAGGTGCTCGGCGAACGAGCCGAGCGGATCCGGGTGGCCGACGTCGTCGGCGAGTGTTTCAGCGCCAGCGGGGCGCTCCAGGTCGCCGCGCTGCTGGCCCTGTGGCGGCGGGAACCCGCCGAGCGGCCGAGGGTCGGTGTCGTGACCTCGGTGGGACCGGACGGGAACCTGGGCTGCGCGGTGATTCGCGAGGCCGCCTGA
- a CDS encoding response regulator produces the protein MAAATDTIRILLVDDHTLLREAVRDVLLTEDDFTVVGEAGDGATAVGLAATTKPHVVLLDVEMPRSKPLETVERLLQVAPKARVIVLSMYDDPQLVREMLGLGIAGYLHKSIGQRDLINAIRSAGTGEGQVTVSVSREALALSGANAEVSGPLSSREIEVLALVSEAMSNRQIAGKLSITEGTVKRHLRNIFAKLGAMSRIDAVNKAVDLALIRKRY, from the coding sequence ATGGCTGCCGCAACTGACACCATCCGCATCCTGCTCGTCGACGACCACACCCTGCTCCGGGAGGCGGTCCGCGACGTCCTGCTCACCGAGGACGACTTCACCGTCGTCGGCGAGGCAGGCGATGGCGCGACCGCGGTGGGGTTGGCCGCGACGACGAAGCCCCACGTGGTGCTGCTGGATGTCGAGATGCCGCGCAGCAAACCGCTCGAGACCGTCGAACGCCTACTGCAGGTGGCCCCGAAAGCCAGGGTGATCGTGCTGAGCATGTACGACGATCCCCAGTTGGTCCGCGAGATGCTGGGCCTGGGCATCGCAGGCTACCTGCACAAGAGCATCGGCCAGCGCGATCTGATCAACGCGATCCGCAGCGCCGGAACCGGCGAGGGGCAGGTCACCGTGTCGGTGTCCCGGGAGGCGCTGGCGCTGTCCGGGGCCAACGCCGAGGTGTCCGGTCCGCTGTCGAGCCGAGAGATCGAGGTGCTGGCCCTGGTGTCGGAGGCGATGAGCAACCGACAGATCGCGGGCAAGCTCTCCATCACGGAGGGCACCGTGAAACGCCATCTACGCAACATCTTCGCCAAGCTCGGTGCGATGTCCCGTATCGACGCGGTGAACAAGGCCGTGGATCTCGCCCTGATCCGCAAACGGTACTGA
- a CDS encoding sensor histidine kinase, with the protein MSNSTYALPPAASIQPPPANRDMQQRIDIVDEFEFRLGVSEISRTTDPGFWPQVRAQVSMILDDCLAKISDPDFVPSQETRAAANDFGSEVAKRSVRPNDVLDAGSVLFELVSESFLQDAGPTAAPRRLVEMLRILERTISEHVTAILDGYERNLLERAAHSKAEDWRRLARDIHDWVGNSVSLVARNLDLYQLEQSRGDEPSTDRIVRARAAVDDVLEATRRVISDLRHQEPATCISHALSRFVEAAKPERTRSHIVVRGEEAQLPLDHRDALFVMLRECLRNTIRHADAENVAVSVDIEPKSVRAIVIDDGVGFDVDAVHRAGLAYGLDSMRERAALLGGKATITSAPDSGTTVEISLPLGVVDGCRN; encoded by the coding sequence ATGAGTAACTCTACCTACGCGTTACCGCCGGCGGCCAGTATCCAACCGCCGCCTGCCAACCGAGACATGCAACAACGTATCGATATTGTCGACGAGTTCGAGTTCAGACTCGGGGTAAGCGAGATCTCGCGTACGACCGACCCCGGCTTCTGGCCGCAGGTTCGGGCGCAGGTCTCCATGATTCTCGACGACTGCCTGGCCAAGATCTCCGATCCCGACTTCGTGCCGAGTCAGGAGACCAGGGCCGCCGCGAACGACTTCGGCTCCGAGGTGGCCAAGCGCAGCGTTCGGCCCAACGATGTCCTCGACGCGGGCTCGGTGCTCTTCGAGCTCGTCTCGGAGAGCTTCCTGCAGGACGCCGGGCCCACGGCCGCCCCGCGCAGGCTCGTCGAGATGCTGCGGATCCTGGAACGGACGATCTCCGAGCACGTGACGGCGATCCTCGACGGCTACGAACGCAACCTGCTCGAACGCGCGGCGCACTCCAAGGCCGAGGACTGGCGAAGGCTCGCCAGGGACATCCACGACTGGGTCGGCAACAGCGTCAGCCTGGTCGCCCGCAACCTCGACCTCTATCAGTTGGAGCAGTCCAGGGGCGACGAGCCGAGCACCGATCGGATCGTCCGAGCCAGGGCGGCGGTCGACGACGTGCTGGAGGCGACGCGGCGAGTGATCTCCGACCTGCGTCACCAGGAGCCCGCGACCTGTATCAGTCACGCGCTCAGCCGGTTCGTCGAAGCGGCCAAGCCCGAGCGCACCCGATCGCACATCGTCGTTCGGGGCGAGGAGGCGCAATTGCCGCTGGATCATCGCGATGCCCTCTTCGTGATGCTCCGCGAGTGCCTGCGCAACACCATTCGTCATGCGGACGCCGAGAACGTGGCGGTCTCCGTCGACATCGAACCCAAGTCGGTCCGGGCCATCGTCATCGACGACGGTGTCGGTTTCGACGTCGACGCGGTGCATCGGGCTGGCCTGGCCTACGGGCTGGACTCGATGCGCGAGCGGGCCGCGCTCCTCGGGGGCAAGGCGACCATCACCAGCGCCCCCGACAGCGGCACCACGGTCGAGATCTCGTTGCCGCTAGGAGTCGTCGATGGCTGCCGCAACTGA
- a CDS encoding acyl-CoA carboxylase subunit beta: MDTRTRVIELQRIRERIREGPSAKATEGQRARRKLLVHERIELLLDPDSFVEIEGMRKHRATGFGMQERKPPGDGVLTGWGTVHGRTVFVYAHDFRVFGGSLGEAHAAKIHKVMDLAEAAGAPLISLNDGAGARIQEGVTALAGYGGIFRRNVRASGVIPQISVMLGPCAGGAAYSPALTDFVFMVRDIAQMFVTGPDVVEAVTGERVSHDGLGGADVHAASGVATFVHDDEESCLADVRYLVSLLPSNNREPAPRVQCPDRADRPSEALLDVVSADPTRAYDIRDVIVELVDDGEYLELHESWATSIVCALARIDGETVGLIANQPRSLAGALTIASSEKGARFVQLCDAFNIPLITLVDVPGFLPGTDQEHGGIIRHGAKLLYAYCNATVPRIQVILRKAYGGAYIVMDSRSIGSDLSFAWPTNEIAVMGAEGAANVIFRKEIAAATDPAAVRAARVDEYREQLMHPYYAAERGLVDDVIAPQETRSILARSLRMLRGKQAEFADRKHGNPPV, from the coding sequence ATGGATACGCGAACTCGGGTTATCGAACTTCAGCGGATTCGCGAGCGTATCCGGGAGGGGCCGAGCGCCAAGGCGACCGAGGGGCAGCGCGCCCGTCGCAAACTGTTGGTGCACGAGCGTATCGAACTCCTGCTCGACCCGGACTCCTTCGTCGAGATCGAGGGTATGCGCAAGCATCGCGCCACCGGCTTCGGCATGCAGGAGCGCAAACCGCCGGGCGACGGGGTGCTGACCGGCTGGGGCACCGTCCATGGCCGCACGGTCTTCGTCTATGCCCACGACTTCCGCGTCTTCGGCGGCTCGCTGGGCGAGGCGCACGCGGCGAAGATCCACAAGGTGATGGACCTGGCCGAAGCGGCGGGAGCCCCGCTGATCAGCCTCAACGACGGTGCAGGCGCCCGCATCCAGGAAGGCGTCACCGCGCTGGCGGGCTATGGCGGGATCTTCCGACGCAACGTGCGTGCCTCCGGGGTGATCCCGCAGATCAGCGTCATGCTGGGTCCCTGCGCGGGCGGCGCGGCCTACTCCCCGGCGCTGACGGACTTCGTCTTCATGGTCCGCGATATCGCGCAGATGTTCGTCACCGGACCCGACGTGGTGGAGGCGGTGACGGGAGAACGCGTCAGTCACGACGGGCTCGGTGGTGCCGACGTCCATGCGGCCAGCGGGGTCGCGACCTTCGTGCACGATGACGAGGAGAGCTGTCTGGCCGACGTGCGCTACCTGGTGTCCCTACTGCCCTCGAACAATCGGGAGCCCGCGCCCCGGGTGCAGTGTCCCGACCGCGCCGATCGCCCCTCGGAGGCACTGCTCGATGTGGTCTCGGCCGATCCCACCAGGGCGTACGACATCCGTGATGTGATAGTCGAGCTTGTCGACGACGGCGAATACCTGGAGCTGCACGAGTCGTGGGCCACCAGCATCGTCTGCGCGTTGGCCAGGATCGATGGGGAGACCGTCGGCCTGATCGCCAATCAACCGCGATCGCTGGCAGGCGCGCTGACCATCGCCTCCTCGGAGAAGGGCGCCCGGTTCGTCCAGCTCTGCGATGCCTTCAACATCCCGCTGATCACGCTCGTCGACGTGCCGGGGTTCCTACCGGGGACCGATCAGGAACACGGCGGGATCATCCGCCATGGCGCGAAGCTGCTCTACGCCTACTGCAATGCCACGGTGCCTCGGATCCAGGTGATCCTGCGCAAGGCCTACGGCGGCGCCTACATCGTGATGGACTCGCGGTCGATCGGATCGGATCTGTCGTTCGCCTGGCCCACCAACGAGATCGCGGTGATGGGCGCCGAGGGCGCGGCCAATGTCATCTTCCGCAAGGAGATCGCTGCGGCCACCGACCCGGCCGCCGTGCGGGCCGCCCGTGTCGACGAGTACCGGGAACAGCTGATGCATCCGTACTACGCGGCAGAACGCGGTCTGGTCGACGATGTGATCGCACCGCAGGAAACCCGATCCATCCTCGCCAGGTCACTGCGAATGCTGCGCGGAAAGCAGGCGGAGTTCGCCGATCGCAAGCATGGAAACCCGCCGGTATGA